The following proteins are encoded in a genomic region of Mycolicibacterium confluentis:
- a CDS encoding putative holin yields the protein MIPLPRAWPLSAAMLIGAAAGVVLGVAVTLLVHASMRPDAAIAVVLGAPTILGMALIMTSGRRWVTALGAFVAAIAPGWFAALVLIQVVHGA from the coding sequence GTGATACCCCTTCCGAGGGCTTGGCCACTGAGCGCAGCGATGCTGATCGGCGCGGCCGCCGGCGTGGTGCTGGGCGTCGCCGTGACGCTGCTGGTGCACGCCTCGATGCGCCCGGACGCGGCGATCGCAGTCGTGCTCGGAGCCCCCACCATCCTGGGGATGGCGCTCATCATGACGTCCGGCCGACGGTGGGTGACCGCCTTGGGCGCCTTCGTCGCGGCGATCGCTCCGGGCTGGTTCGCGGCGCTGGTCCTGATCCAGGTGGTGCATGGTGCCTGA
- a CDS encoding DUF779 domain-containing protein, translated as MEVPTRVRLTRAAAEQLTELQRRTGPLMFHQSGGCCDGSSPMCYPDGDFVVGDRDVLLGLLDVTCQRQPEGVPVWISGPQFDVWKHTQLVIDLVAGRGSGFSLEAPDGVRFLSRGRAFTAAETEQLAQLPAITGAQFERGARPPGPRGDIVAHAADACPVPNR; from the coding sequence ATGGAGGTCCCCACTCGCGTGCGCCTCACCCGGGCCGCGGCCGAACAGTTGACGGAGCTGCAGCGACGCACGGGGCCGCTCATGTTCCATCAGTCCGGCGGCTGCTGCGACGGATCTTCACCGATGTGCTACCCCGACGGGGACTTCGTGGTCGGGGACCGCGACGTGCTTCTGGGCCTTCTCGACGTCACCTGCCAACGGCAGCCCGAGGGCGTGCCGGTCTGGATCTCAGGACCCCAGTTCGACGTGTGGAAGCACACTCAGTTGGTGATCGACCTGGTAGCTGGCCGGGGCAGCGGATTCAGCCTTGAGGCGCCCGACGGGGTGCGGTTCCTGTCGCGGGGACGGGCGTTCACGGCCGCCGAGACCGAGCAGTTGGCTCAGCTGCCTGCGATTACGGGCGCACAGTTCGAGCGGGGGGCGCGGCCGCCTGGGCCTCGTGGCGACATCGTCGCCCACGCCGCAGACGCCTGTCCGGTACCAAATCGGTAA
- a CDS encoding prolyl oligopeptidase family serine peptidase: MPERSGVDPYLWLEDVDGEAALDWVRAHNDPTLAELCDDEFERMRAEALEVLDTDSRIPYVRRRGEHLYNFWRDAANPRGIWRRTTLEQYRTDSPDWDVLIDVDALAAADDTNWVWAGADVIEPELSRALISLSRGGSDAAVVREFDMVTREFVDGGFEVAEAKTNITWADPDTVLIGTDFGAGSLTDSGYPRLVKRWRRGQALADAETLFSGSPQDVIVAAAVDRTPGYERTFIRRAVDFFNDEVYELQADELVRIDAPTDASVSVHRDWLLIELRSPWFVGTVEHPAGALLAADYNEFTSGTTQLATVFEPDAHTALLHYAWTRDRLILVTLADVVSRVEVVTPGAWTRTPAPGIPDNTNTVIVATDPDGDEVFLDSSGFDAPSRLLCGPADGPLEVVKAAPSFFDADNISVTQHFATSADGTAIPYFVVGPRDATGPRPTLLGGYGGFEVARTPGYDGVLGRLWLSRGGTYVLANIRGGGEYGPQWHTQAMRENRHKVYEDFAAVAADLVERGITTVEQLGAQGGSNGGLLMGVMLTQYPEHFGALVCQVPLLDMKRFHLLLAGASWVAEYGNPDEPADWEFISKYSPYQNISADANYPALLMTTSTRDDRVHPGHARKMTAALEEAGHRVRYYENIEGGHAGAADNAQTAFKSALSYSFLHRMLTPGE; this comes from the coding sequence ATGCCCGAGCGAAGTGGTGTTGACCCGTACCTGTGGTTGGAGGACGTCGACGGCGAGGCCGCCCTCGACTGGGTGCGCGCGCACAACGACCCCACCCTCGCCGAACTGTGCGACGACGAGTTCGAGCGAATGCGCGCCGAGGCGCTCGAAGTCCTCGACACCGACAGCCGCATCCCCTACGTGCGGCGCCGGGGCGAGCACCTGTACAACTTCTGGCGCGACGCGGCGAATCCGCGCGGGATCTGGCGCCGCACGACGCTGGAGCAGTACCGCACCGATTCGCCGGACTGGGACGTGTTGATCGACGTCGACGCGCTGGCCGCCGCCGACGACACCAACTGGGTGTGGGCCGGGGCCGACGTGATCGAACCGGAATTGTCCCGCGCACTGATCAGCCTCTCGCGCGGCGGATCGGACGCCGCGGTGGTGCGCGAATTCGACATGGTCACACGCGAGTTCGTCGACGGCGGGTTCGAGGTCGCAGAGGCCAAGACCAACATCACCTGGGCCGACCCCGACACCGTGCTGATCGGCACCGACTTCGGTGCGGGGTCACTGACCGACTCGGGATATCCGCGCCTGGTCAAAAGGTGGCGGCGCGGGCAGGCGCTGGCCGACGCCGAGACGCTGTTCTCCGGTTCACCGCAGGACGTCATCGTCGCCGCGGCGGTGGACCGGACGCCGGGTTATGAGCGCACGTTCATCCGCCGGGCCGTCGACTTCTTCAACGACGAGGTCTACGAACTGCAGGCCGACGAGTTGGTGCGTATCGACGCACCCACCGATGCGTCGGTCTCGGTGCACCGTGACTGGCTGCTGATCGAACTGCGCAGTCCATGGTTCGTCGGCACCGTCGAGCACCCGGCCGGCGCGCTGCTGGCGGCCGACTACAACGAGTTCACCTCCGGTACAACGCAGTTGGCGACGGTGTTCGAACCGGACGCGCACACCGCGCTGTTGCACTACGCCTGGACGCGGGACCGGTTGATCTTGGTGACGCTGGCCGACGTCGTGAGTCGTGTTGAGGTGGTGACGCCGGGCGCGTGGACCCGCACGCCCGCCCCGGGAATCCCCGACAACACCAACACCGTGATCGTGGCGACGGACCCGGACGGCGACGAGGTCTTCCTGGACTCCAGCGGTTTCGATGCGCCGTCGCGCCTGCTGTGCGGGCCCGCGGACGGGCCGCTCGAGGTGGTGAAGGCCGCGCCCTCGTTCTTCGATGCGGACAACATCAGCGTCACTCAGCATTTCGCCACCTCTGCGGACGGGACGGCGATCCCGTACTTCGTCGTCGGCCCGCGGGACGCCACCGGACCCCGCCCCACCCTGCTCGGCGGGTACGGCGGCTTCGAGGTGGCCCGCACCCCGGGATATGACGGCGTGCTGGGCCGCCTCTGGCTCTCGCGCGGGGGCACATACGTGTTGGCCAACATCCGCGGCGGCGGGGAGTACGGCCCGCAGTGGCACACCCAGGCGATGCGGGAGAACCGGCACAAGGTGTACGAGGATTTCGCCGCTGTCGCAGCCGATCTCGTCGAGCGCGGGATCACCACCGTGGAGCAGTTGGGCGCCCAGGGCGGCAGCAACGGCGGCCTGCTGATGGGCGTGATGCTGACGCAGTACCCCGAGCACTTCGGCGCACTGGTGTGCCAGGTGCCGCTTCTGGACATGAAGCGCTTCCACCTGCTGCTGGCCGGCGCCTCCTGGGTCGCCGAGTACGGCAACCCCGACGAGCCCGCGGACTGGGAGTTCATCTCGAAATACTCGCCGTACCAGAACATCTCGGCCGACGCGAATTACCCGGCGCTGCTGATGACCACGTCGACGCGCGATGACCGCGTGCATCCGGGGCATGCCCGCAAGATGACGGCCGCACTCGAGGAGGCTGGTCATCGGGTGCGGTACTACGAGAACATCGAGGGCGGGCACGCCGGTGCCGCCGACAACGCGCAGACCGCGTTCAAGTCGGCGCTGAGCTACTCCTTCCTGCATCGCATGCTCACGCCGGGTGAATAG
- a CDS encoding DUF2563 family protein gives MQVHTGQMRTGAQHSYTAAGFADEGVTALTRSSVTGRMFGDFADAEAFGQSMAGAQTQHSRRLRGHERRLGVLGDKTHVIASSFDEMEQRNRAALEQVRSQLWSNTQP, from the coding sequence ATGCAGGTCCACACCGGGCAGATGCGGACGGGGGCTCAGCACTCCTACACCGCGGCCGGATTCGCCGACGAGGGCGTGACGGCCCTGACCAGGTCCAGCGTGACCGGCAGGATGTTCGGCGATTTCGCCGACGCCGAGGCGTTCGGACAGTCGATGGCCGGTGCGCAGACGCAGCACAGCCGGCGTCTGCGCGGCCACGAACGACGACTCGGAGTCCTCGGCGACAAGACCCACGTGATCGCGTCGTCGTTCGACGAGATGGAACAACGCAACCGCGCAGCTCTGGAACAGGTTCGGTCGCAGCTGTGGTCGAATACCCAGCCCTGA
- a CDS encoding putative alpha/beta hydrolase — translation MVEYPALTHISVPELVAAAGDPWALDATLRAGDPGQIAELSRAFYAAAACTEETWGEFSSASGRFQRSWNRESGEFPINDAAELRRVAQSLRVQKDELPAIATALQNIAADLAEAQRMSDLKIDKLNGQLGYLDMLIGDALSRDVDADVSGYEDRAIENTSSTRDSIQGHRDAYGTRLQQAEARLRLEHGYDPAAIEDVDGDAEAGPGQRGRTAEQFYEANQRAKDEALVNATGEMTPEKADAAARLRDFGTVTDPAADSEARRLAGERLDDFRMANFVGPLPLDPLTGADARARARNRLDMQSQLEQGLVRLGEGQTFPIAAMTPDQASEFMNVAERDARVAVVTDARNGLVAAGMSDGGARDVVRGLLTPTGLVATGAQTYGHNVPTNAHAWPAALSPADAKVLAKVAGPVGLVTNVYQLGMAGQDWIQGGSNEDFGRAAGSTLGGAAAGTATMLTAGSFFGPGGTAVAAVGAVILFGGIGPWEGLAGMGGAWVGSQFDNP, via the coding sequence GTGGTCGAATACCCAGCCCTGACCCACATCAGCGTCCCCGAACTCGTCGCCGCCGCCGGTGATCCCTGGGCGCTGGATGCCACGTTGCGCGCCGGTGACCCCGGCCAGATCGCCGAACTGTCGCGGGCCTTCTACGCGGCTGCGGCGTGCACCGAGGAGACCTGGGGCGAATTCTCCTCTGCCAGTGGTCGTTTCCAGCGGTCCTGGAATCGCGAGTCCGGCGAGTTCCCCATCAACGACGCGGCCGAACTGCGGCGCGTCGCGCAGAGCCTGCGCGTGCAGAAGGACGAACTGCCCGCGATCGCGACCGCGCTGCAGAACATCGCCGCAGACCTGGCGGAGGCGCAGCGGATGTCGGATCTCAAGATCGACAAGCTCAACGGTCAGCTCGGATACTTGGACATGCTGATCGGTGACGCGTTGTCGCGCGATGTCGATGCTGATGTGTCCGGGTACGAGGACCGCGCGATCGAGAACACCAGCAGCACCCGGGATTCCATCCAAGGGCACCGTGACGCCTATGGCACGCGGTTGCAGCAGGCCGAGGCGAGGCTGCGGCTTGAGCACGGGTACGACCCGGCGGCGATCGAGGATGTCGACGGCGACGCGGAGGCGGGACCCGGACAGCGTGGCCGCACTGCCGAGCAGTTCTACGAGGCCAACCAGCGCGCCAAGGATGAGGCGTTGGTCAACGCGACCGGCGAGATGACGCCGGAGAAGGCCGACGCCGCGGCCCGGTTGCGGGACTTCGGCACCGTCACCGACCCCGCGGCCGATTCCGAGGCGCGGCGGTTGGCCGGGGAGCGCCTCGACGATTTCCGGATGGCCAACTTCGTCGGGCCACTGCCCCTCGACCCACTCACCGGCGCCGATGCTCGCGCCCGAGCGCGCAACCGCCTCGACATGCAGAGCCAGCTTGAGCAGGGGCTGGTGCGGCTCGGCGAGGGGCAGACGTTCCCGATCGCGGCGATGACGCCGGATCAGGCCAGCGAGTTCATGAACGTCGCCGAACGCGATGCCCGGGTCGCAGTGGTCACCGACGCCCGCAATGGTCTGGTCGCGGCGGGCATGTCCGACGGCGGAGCCAGGGACGTGGTCCGGGGACTGCTGACACCCACGGGCCTGGTGGCCACGGGCGCCCAGACATACGGCCACAACGTGCCCACCAACGCGCACGCATGGCCGGCCGCGCTGTCACCGGCGGACGCCAAGGTGCTGGCCAAGGTCGCAGGTCCGGTCGGCCTGGTGACCAATGTCTACCAGCTGGGTATGGCGGGTCAGGACTGGATCCAGGGCGGCAGCAACGAGGACTTCGGCCGCGCCGCGGGCAGCACACTGGGCGGCGCCGCCGCCGGGACTGCGACGATGCTCACCGCCGGTTCATTCTTCGGCCCGGGAGGAACCGCAGTGGCGGCCGTGGGCGCCGTCATTCTTTTCGGCGGCATCGGTCCCTGGGAGGGCCTCGCTGGAATGGGCGGAGCGTGGGTGGGCAGCCAGTTCGACAATCCGTGA
- a CDS encoding mycothiol transferase, translated as MATNEAVQELLRDFFTRLIEHVDELTEDLTEAMATYRPAPDANTIAWLIWHSARVQDAQVADIAGVDQVWTSDGWVDRFGLDLPRDDTGYGHSADDVAKVVVAAELLAGYYHAVHAMTLDYVTTLTDEELARIVDRNWDPPVTASARLVSIVDDCAQHLGQAAYVRGSL; from the coding sequence ATGGCCACCAACGAAGCAGTTCAAGAACTTCTCCGCGACTTCTTCACGCGCCTGATCGAACACGTCGACGAACTGACCGAAGACCTCACGGAGGCCATGGCGACGTACCGGCCCGCGCCGGACGCCAACACGATTGCGTGGCTGATCTGGCACAGCGCTCGGGTGCAGGACGCGCAGGTCGCCGATATCGCTGGTGTCGACCAGGTGTGGACCAGTGACGGCTGGGTGGACCGCTTCGGCCTCGACCTGCCCCGCGACGACACCGGATACGGCCACTCCGCCGACGACGTGGCCAAGGTGGTGGTCGCGGCCGAACTGCTCGCGGGGTACTACCACGCGGTGCACGCGATGACGTTGGACTACGTGACGACGCTGACGGATGAGGAGTTGGCCCGCATCGTGGATCGCAACTGGGATCCGCCTGTCACGGCCTCGGCCCGCCTCGTCAGCATCGTCGACGACTGCGCCCAGCATCTGGGGCAGGCCGCCTACGTGCGCGGGAGCCTCTAG
- a CDS encoding VOC family protein, producing the protein MMDHLGINCGDWAASQEFYDKVLGVLGYTRQLDHGVAIGYGRDGHPAFWIADLAAGDAKEQSNREVHIAFQADSPESVQTFFRTALALGAEPLHEPRLWPEYHPNYYGAFVRDPDGNNVEAVFHGGGPAQ; encoded by the coding sequence ATGATGGATCACCTGGGAATCAACTGTGGCGATTGGGCGGCCTCACAGGAGTTCTACGACAAGGTGCTGGGGGTGTTGGGCTACACCAGGCAACTCGATCACGGCGTGGCCATCGGCTACGGCAGGGACGGCCATCCGGCGTTCTGGATCGCCGACCTGGCGGCGGGTGACGCCAAGGAGCAGAGCAACCGCGAGGTGCACATCGCGTTCCAGGCCGACAGCCCCGAGAGTGTGCAGACCTTCTTCCGCACCGCGCTGGCGTTGGGCGCCGAACCGTTGCATGAACCGCGTCTGTGGCCCGAATACCACCCGAACTATTACGGCGCCTTCGTGCGCGATCCCGACGGCAACAACGTCGAGGCGGTCTTCCATGGCGGGGGTCCCGCGCAGTAG
- a CDS encoding N-acyl-D-amino-acid deacylase family protein has translation MTFDLVIRHGTIVDGLGTPPFVGDVAIHDGVIAAIGTVEQTGTREIDATGLLVTPGFVDLHTHYDGQAIWSDRLTPSSAHGVTTAIVGNCGVGFAPCRPADHDVLVDVMAGVEDIPGVVMVDGLPWNWETFPEFLDTLDSGRRDIDIAALLPHSPLRVYVMGQRGIDREPATPEDLSQMRKLAAEAVQVGALGFASSRFTLHKTISGKPIPSYDADQAEIEAIARGVRDAGGGLIQFVPDLVAGDYEPVLQTVFDVATDVGLPVTFTLAIGNAGEPYYLDALTMVEKTNANGGDITAQIFPRPIGLVLGLSLSGNPFVLYPSYQEIAHLPLAERVAEMRKPEVRQRILADTPGSGHPLMFAAQLWDWMFPLGEPPNYEPNPADSIGARARARGVSPLEEAYDRVLDDGGEAMLLVTLANFRDGSLDTVAELLRRDDVVLGLGDGGAHYGMICDASFPTYLLTHWVRDRAHGRMPVVDAIRELTSVPARVAGLADRGRISVGYKADLNVIDADAMRLHRPVVVNDLPAGGRRLDQTADGYVATIVSGQVIAENGVPTEARPGRLVRGRQSAPVA, from the coding sequence ATGACATTTGATCTGGTCATCCGACACGGCACCATCGTCGACGGCCTCGGCACTCCCCCCTTCGTCGGCGACGTCGCCATCCACGACGGCGTGATCGCCGCGATCGGCACGGTCGAGCAGACTGGAACCCGGGAGATCGACGCGACCGGACTGCTGGTCACCCCCGGGTTCGTCGACCTGCACACGCATTACGACGGTCAGGCCATCTGGAGCGACCGCCTGACCCCGTCGTCGGCGCACGGCGTCACCACCGCGATCGTGGGCAACTGCGGCGTCGGCTTCGCGCCGTGCCGCCCGGCCGACCACGACGTCCTGGTGGACGTGATGGCCGGTGTCGAGGACATCCCCGGCGTGGTGATGGTCGACGGCCTGCCCTGGAACTGGGAGACCTTCCCCGAGTTCCTCGACACCCTGGACTCCGGCCGACGCGACATCGACATCGCGGCACTCCTGCCGCACTCGCCGCTGCGGGTGTACGTCATGGGACAGCGCGGCATCGACCGCGAACCCGCCACGCCTGAGGACCTTTCGCAGATGCGCAAGCTCGCCGCCGAGGCCGTCCAGGTCGGCGCGCTGGGATTCGCATCGTCGCGGTTCACGCTGCACAAAACCATCAGCGGCAAGCCCATTCCGAGCTACGACGCCGACCAGGCCGAGATCGAGGCCATCGCCCGCGGTGTCCGCGACGCGGGCGGCGGCCTGATCCAGTTCGTCCCCGACCTGGTGGCCGGCGATTACGAACCGGTCCTGCAGACGGTCTTCGACGTCGCCACCGACGTCGGCCTGCCCGTCACGTTCACGCTCGCGATCGGCAACGCCGGCGAACCGTACTACCTCGACGCCCTGACCATGGTCGAGAAGACCAACGCCAACGGCGGCGACATCACGGCGCAGATCTTCCCGCGCCCCATCGGCCTGGTGCTGGGCCTGTCACTGTCCGGCAATCCGTTCGTGCTGTACCCGTCCTATCAGGAGATCGCTCACCTGCCGCTGGCCGAGCGCGTCGCCGAGATGCGCAAACCCGAAGTACGGCAACGGATTCTGGCCGACACACCCGGCAGCGGGCACCCGTTGATGTTCGCCGCTCAGCTGTGGGACTGGATGTTCCCGCTGGGCGAGCCGCCGAACTACGAGCCCAACCCGGCCGACAGTATCGGCGCCCGGGCCCGCGCCCGCGGTGTGAGCCCGCTCGAGGAGGCCTACGACCGGGTGCTCGACGACGGCGGCGAGGCCATGCTGCTGGTGACGCTGGCCAATTTCCGCGACGGCTCCCTGGACACCGTGGCCGAACTGCTGCGCCGCGACGACGTGGTGCTGGGCCTCGGCGACGGCGGTGCGCACTACGGCATGATCTGCGACGCGTCGTTCCCGACGTATCTGCTGACGCACTGGGTGCGGGACCGCGCCCACGGCCGGATGCCGGTGGTCGATGCCATCCGCGAACTCACCTCGGTGCCGGCCCGAGTCGCCGGCCTGGCCGACCGGGGCCGGATCTCCGTCGGCTACAAGGCTGACCTCAACGTCATCGACGCCGACGCGATGCGCCTGCATCGGCCCGTCGTGGTCAACGACCTGCCCGCGGGTGGACGCCGGCTGGATCAGACCGCGGACGGCTACGTCGCGACCATCGTCTCGGGGCAGGTGATCGCCGAGAACGGCGTGCCCACCGAGGCGCGCCCGGGCCGTCTGGTGCGGGGCCGCCAGTCCGCACCGGTCGCATGA
- a CDS encoding MFS transporter, with translation MSVSTAAVEPDPSAPVSPQARTALWASLVGTTIEWYDFFLYATAASLVFNHAFFPDQSTFVGTMLSFATFAVGFVVRPIGGFVFGHIGDRIGRKKTLAMTMLLMGGATALMGVLPTAAQIGVLAPILLLLLRIVQGFALGGEWAGAVLLAVEHGPARRRGLFGSIPQVGLALGLALGTGVFALLQIVLPDDAFLTYGWRIAFLFSIVLVIFGVVVRFKATETPSFEKVRDSDDRAAVPLREVFRPPALRSTVLGMLSRWGEGAAFNTWGVFAIAYATSTLKLEKVPVLIAVTAAALLMAALLPVSGLLSDRFGPKRVYVAGIAAYGLAVFPVFALFGTKNLWLYAIGMLLVFGVIHALFYGAQGTLYASLFPARIRYTGLSTVYQLSGVFASGITPMILTALIAAGGGSPWIACGYLVTTAAISVAATLALQPRPLSEL, from the coding sequence GTGTCTGTAAGTACCGCCGCGGTCGAACCTGATCCCTCTGCCCCCGTCTCTCCCCAGGCCCGCACGGCGCTGTGGGCCAGCCTGGTCGGTACGACGATCGAGTGGTACGACTTCTTCCTCTACGCCACAGCCGCGAGCCTGGTGTTCAACCACGCCTTCTTCCCGGATCAGTCCACGTTCGTCGGCACGATGCTGTCGTTCGCGACCTTCGCGGTGGGCTTCGTGGTGCGCCCGATCGGCGGATTCGTGTTCGGGCACATCGGTGACCGCATCGGCCGCAAGAAGACGCTGGCCATGACGATGTTGCTGATGGGCGGTGCGACGGCCCTGATGGGTGTGCTGCCGACCGCGGCGCAGATCGGCGTGCTGGCGCCCATCCTGCTGCTGCTGTTGCGCATCGTGCAGGGCTTCGCCCTCGGCGGCGAATGGGCCGGTGCGGTCCTGCTTGCCGTCGAGCACGGTCCCGCGCGGCGTCGCGGCCTGTTCGGCAGCATCCCGCAGGTGGGGCTGGCGCTCGGATTGGCTTTGGGCACCGGCGTTTTCGCGCTGCTGCAGATCGTGCTGCCCGACGACGCCTTCCTGACCTACGGGTGGCGGATCGCGTTCCTGTTCAGCATCGTGCTGGTGATCTTCGGTGTGGTGGTCCGGTTCAAGGCCACCGAGACACCGTCGTTCGAGAAGGTGCGCGACAGCGACGACCGGGCCGCCGTGCCACTGCGCGAGGTGTTCCGGCCGCCGGCGCTGCGCTCGACGGTTCTGGGCATGCTGTCGCGCTGGGGTGAGGGCGCGGCGTTCAACACCTGGGGCGTGTTCGCCATCGCGTACGCCACCAGCACGCTCAAGCTCGAGAAGGTCCCGGTCCTGATCGCCGTCACCGCTGCGGCCCTGCTGATGGCCGCGCTGCTGCCGGTGTCGGGCCTGCTGTCGGACCGGTTCGGCCCCAAGCGGGTCTATGTCGCAGGGATCGCGGCCTACGGGCTGGCGGTGTTCCCGGTGTTCGCGCTGTTCGGCACCAAGAACCTCTGGCTGTACGCGATCGGGATGCTGCTGGTCTTCGGCGTCATCCACGCGCTGTTCTACGGCGCGCAGGGCACGCTGTACGCCTCGCTGTTCCCGGCCCGCATCCGCTACACCGGACTGTCGACGGTGTATCAGCTGTCGGGTGTGTTCGCCTCCGGCATCACCCCGATGATCCTGACGGCGCTGATCGCCGCGGGCGGCGGGTCACCGTGGATCGCGTGCGGTTATCTGGTCACGACGGCCGCGATCAGCGTGGCGGCGACGTTGGCGCTGCAGCCCAGACCGCTCTCCGAGCTGTAG
- the groL gene encoding chaperonin GroEL (60 kDa chaperone family; promotes refolding of misfolded polypeptides especially under stressful conditions; forms two stacked rings of heptamers to form a barrel-shaped 14mer; ends can be capped by GroES; misfolded proteins enter the barrel where they are refolded when GroES binds), translated as MAKTIAYDEEARRGLERGLNALADAVKVTLGPKGRNVVLEKKWGAPTITNDGVSIAKEIELEDPYEKIGAELVKEVAKKTDDVAGDGTTTATVLAQALVREGLRNVAAGANPLGLKRGIEKAVEKISETLLASAKEIDTKEQIAATAGISAGDQTIGDLIAEAMDKVGNEGVITVEESNTFGLQLELTEGMRFDKGYISGYFVTDAERQEAVLEDPYILLVSSKVSTVKDLLPLLEKVIQSGKPLLIIAEDVEGEALSTLVVNKIRGTFKSVAVKAPGFGDRRKAMLQDIAILTGGQVVSEEVGLSLETADIALLGQARKIVVTKDETTVIEGAGDADAIQGRVAQIRAEIENSDSDYDREKLQERLAKLAGGVAVIKAGAATEVELKERKHRIEDAVRNAKAAVEEGIVAGGGVALLQSAPALDELKLEGDEATGANIVRVALSAPLKQIAFNAGLEPGVVAEKVTNSAQGTGLNAATGVYEDLLKAGVADPVKVTRSALQNAASIAALFLTTEAVVADKPEKAAAPVGDPTGGMGGMDF; from the coding sequence ATGGCCAAGACAATTGCGTATGACGAAGAGGCCCGTCGCGGCCTCGAGCGGGGCCTCAATGCCCTCGCCGACGCGGTAAAGGTGACGCTGGGCCCCAAGGGTCGCAACGTCGTCCTGGAGAAGAAGTGGGGCGCCCCCACGATCACCAACGATGGTGTGTCCATCGCCAAGGAGATCGAGCTGGAGGACCCGTACGAGAAGATCGGCGCTGAGCTGGTCAAAGAGGTCGCCAAGAAGACCGACGACGTCGCTGGCGACGGCACCACCACCGCCACCGTGCTCGCCCAGGCTCTGGTTCGCGAAGGGCTGCGCAACGTCGCCGCCGGCGCCAACCCGCTCGGCCTGAAGCGCGGCATCGAGAAGGCCGTCGAGAAGATCAGCGAGACCCTGCTCGCGTCGGCCAAGGAAATCGATACCAAGGAGCAGATCGCTGCTACCGCTGGTATCTCTGCTGGCGACCAGACCATCGGTGACTTGATCGCCGAGGCCATGGACAAGGTCGGCAACGAGGGTGTCATCACCGTCGAGGAGTCCAACACCTTCGGCCTGCAGCTGGAGCTCACCGAGGGTATGCGCTTCGACAAGGGCTACATCTCGGGTTACTTCGTGACCGACGCCGAGCGTCAGGAAGCGGTCCTCGAGGATCCGTACATCCTGCTGGTCTCGTCGAAGGTCTCGACGGTCAAGGACCTGCTTCCCTTGCTGGAGAAGGTCATCCAGTCGGGCAAGCCGCTGCTGATCATCGCCGAGGACGTCGAGGGCGAAGCTCTGTCGACCCTGGTGGTCAACAAGATCCGTGGCACCTTCAAGTCCGTCGCCGTCAAGGCCCCGGGCTTCGGTGACCGCCGCAAGGCCATGCTGCAGGACATCGCGATCCTGACCGGTGGCCAGGTTGTCAGCGAAGAGGTCGGCCTCTCGCTGGAGACCGCCGACATCGCGCTGCTGGGTCAGGCCCGCAAGATCGTGGTCACCAAGGACGAGACCACCGTCATCGAGGGTGCCGGCGATGCCGACGCGATCCAGGGCCGGGTGGCTCAGATCCGTGCCGAGATCGAGAACAGCGATTCCGACTACGACCGCGAGAAGCTGCAGGAGCGCCTGGCCAAGCTGGCCGGCGGTGTTGCGGTGATCAAGGCCGGAGCTGCCACCGAGGTGGAGCTCAAGGAGCGCAAGCACCGCATCGAAGATGCCGTGCGCAACGCCAAGGCCGCCGTCGAAGAGGGCATCGTCGCCGGTGGTGGCGTGGCTCTGCTGCAGTCGGCTCCGGCTCTGGACGAGCTGAAGCTCGAAGGCGACGAGGCCACTGGTGCCAACATCGTGCGCGTCGCGCTGTCGGCTCCGCTGAAGCAGATCGCCTTCAACGCGGGCCTCGAGCCCGGTGTTGTCGCCGAGAAGGTCACCAACTCTGCGCAGGGGACCGGCCTCAACGCCGCGACCGGTGTGTACGAGGACCTGCTCAAGGCCGGCGTCGCCGACCCGGTCAAGGTCACCCGCTCGGCGCTGCAGAACGCGGCGTCCATCGCGGCGCTGTTCCTCACCACCGAGGCCGTCGTCGCTGACAAGCCGGAGAAGGCCGCCGCTCCCGTCGGCGACCCGACCGGTGGCATGGGCGGCATGGACTTCTGA